The genome window CAGCACCGCCACGGTGTCAAGGGAGAATGTCACTATCTTCATtgctaaaaaaaaaactctGTTCAAGTATACAAGACAATCTGCTCATGTGATATGTGAAGATGTGATGGATGTAGATTCTATAGTCGCAAACTCAACTAACtacccaaacccaacaccgTATAAAAACTCCAGTATAACATGCAAAAGATAGACCAAGGAAATCTGTGCGAACTAACGCCACACAGGGCCCCAGTAGTCATTGTCCCCCTGAAAGGCGCTATCATACTTCTGGCATCGCGGATGATCGTAATCTTCCTGTGACCCCTGCGGCCAGATAGGAACAGCACAAAATTCATCATCCTGGCAACCATAACACTCCTTCCATACACTCCAGTCAAGATAGTGCATCAGGTCCTGCAAAATAGTTGTCACTATACCGTACTCCTTAGCCTCCGTGACTGCCATAAGACTGCTGCAGATCCTGCTGCCAACAGTATAGACAGCGCGGTAGCCCAAAGAGTCCTTAGGAGCATGAGTTGGAATGAACTGGCTAGCACATCGGTCAATCTCAGCGTAGTAATCACGATTGTCGCGATCGATAAATGGGGATAATATACGCTCTGCCgtctctataataaattcgaGACGAGCAGCCTGATCGTCATGATGGCCGGATACTAAGCCGCGCAGAATGCGACCGTATTTCTCAAccaccatgtccaccacTCCTTGCCAGTTTATCACCCGCGTCGTAGGATCGTGATTCATGACTAGCGAAGTCAAATCATCCCTAATGGGCGCaagcgatgaagaagggagatGCGCAAGACGTGGATGCTTACTACCACCATGGAACAGATCAAGACCATAGTCATATGCAGTGACGAAAGCGTCATAGTTGACAATGACGCGGTCGCCGCCAATGCCATGGTATCTTGATGTGACCGTCCGAAGCAAGTCACCAGGTTTGCCGCTCTTCTTTGCGGAATCCCGACTGGGAAGCGTCACTCGAGCAATATTGACTGTGTCTAGCTTCTGTTCGGGATTACAGAGAATGATCTCAAAACCTGCTGCCATCCTGATCACGCCGTCGATACgtccattccattcctcttGCACGATCTCACAAATGGCGCGAGCGCGCGCTGACTCTTGGCTTACGCCTCCATGCTCCAGTTTATCTTCGAATAGGACTCTGTCCTGCAGGTCCAGTGTGCCTATTTGAGACTTCCCCGCCGAGGTACCGTCAATGTAAACGAGGCGAAGGTCTTCCGTGGTCGCGTAGGTGTGAAGCCAGCCAGTCTGAGCTGGGGTATTTATTACTTGCTGGGACTCGGAGTCCACGCTGTGAGATGGCTGTTTTGAAGGAGTTCGAGCGAATACCATGGCGTGCTCGGGGTCGAAAGCCATCCAGCCTATCCTGGAGATGGGGTCCGATCGTGTCTCACCGTGATAGAGCTTGACTCCCTTCGGgacagaagcaagaaaaaaagacatTCCATTATGATGAAGTGATGATCCCCATTGTCGCATGGAGGAGTGAATGGCGTTGAAGATGTGGTTGGCGTTGTGCATGGGTTGCGGTTCCCCGATCGCGagggccgtggtggtggtagtcaTGGAGAAGGCTGTTAGGCACGTTAATAAAACTGAATGATACATGATCATCAAAGTGTTGGAGTTTAAATGGGACTCACCTCTTCCTAAGTTTATTGGGCTCTCGTATAGTTATATGGCGGCTGGCTATGTTGTCCGCAGCTCGGAGGATCCACATTGAGCTCAAGCCGCCAGCGCTTATCCCCGAGCCTTGCTCGCCACCTATTCAGTTATCTTTCCTTCCCTGTTGATTGACGCGTACTACGAATTTCGTCATGCAGGATCGGAGGTAGAGACATGATGGTTGCAGTCTCTTATTTgtgttcccttcccctcatgtTCCCAATTCCAGATCAGATGTTCCGATCAGCCCTAcaatgatggatgattgtcAGCCGACGGTGGGTATAATAATTGCAATTTTGATTCACGAAAATAATTAGCTCCTCTAGCTTTTCCACAGTAATAGCATTATGTGGCGGGAACTGAAATTCCCAACCCGTAGATCCGAATATAATCATCGCAATCACTAACTGTTGCCTGGCCGTGCGCGGTAGGCAACCTCCTTTCTTCAAGGCCCCTCATCTTTTCTGGCACCCTCCAAATCTCATTAACGGTGTTCACCACAACACCGACGGGAAAACATTTAGCCCTACTCTCAGGCATTGATCTCCCTGGTGACAATCTGCGATGGCATCATATCAACCTCCTTGCTCTTCTCAATCACGCCCTCACTGCTGGACCGGCTGGCAGCCTTCTTAGGGCGGATTCTGCGCATGCAGGCCGAGAAGAACGGAATGTAGCCGTAACGCTCATTGTACCACATGCAAACATAGGCAGTGATGATACAGATCCAATAGAGATTGTAACCCAGCACAGATCCATAGGTAGCAGAGTTGGTCCAGCCGAAAAGGGCGTTGAAGataccccatccaccaccgctacCGAGTTCGGGGTTGCAGCAGTTGACATGCCAGACACTCTGGCGGATATCGTAGGAACCGGCTCCCGAACCCGTTTCGGAGGCATCACCACCGATGATATTGTTCCAGGCGTTGTTCTGGAGGTACCAGATGGCACGGGAGAAGAGACCAGCGGAGACGAGGTAGAGGAAGCAGGTCGAGATGATCAGGAAGTATTGCAGTGAGGCAGTGTTACCACATCTATTGGAGTAGAAATGTTAGACGGAACCGTAAACCTCTCCAGCAAGAGTGGGCAAACTAACCTGTAAAGAAGGTATCCGACAGCAATACCGGCAGCAAGACCACAAACGACTGCGAGAGGGAACGAAGTAGCAGGGAGACCGAGACCCACACCACCGACATACACGACGGCTTCAAGACCCTCACGAAGAACAGTCACGAACGGAAGAAGGAACATGACATATTTCTTGGACCAGTCTTTGAAACGCTGGTAAACACCGATGttggtcttctccttctcttcaagaGCCTGGGCCAGCTTATCACGCCACTTGTCCTGCAACTTCGAGACACGCAACAGGCCAGCACCCATGATACTGATAATGATGGAAGCGATGAAACCGAAGATACCTTCCCAGATATCCTCACTGCCGGTGAAGACATCCTTGTTGAGGCCGTAGAAGGCACCaatcataccaccaccgacacATAGACATATGAAGAGACCTAATGCTACACCAAGCCATACCTGGATTATGTAAGAAGGGAGATGGTGAATCTCTGTGGGGAAAAAGACATACATGTCGATTTAATCGTTTTAAGGTTTGCAcatcgccttctcctcctagTGTCTGTTTCAGGAAAGACAGAAGCACGGAGACGATAATGACACTCTCGAGACATTCACgaaagcagatgaagaaaacTGTATATTGTGAGCACCAGATCAAAGGACAAATGTCTTGCTATATTAAGGTGCAAGAGCCAGAGGTATCGTACCTGTCACTGCAAACACACTGTTGGCCATCTTGTCGACAGTAAGCCTTGTCCAAGGCAACCCGAAGAGACAGTTGAAAGGGTCAGAAGTGAATGAGAGTGCAAGCAAAATGTCTTGTCTCGGTCCCTGAAATGACCGAGGGAGATGATAGCAACATATACCCCGGCGGATCAACGACAATTTACTCTAAGTCTCTCCGATTCCCGCAACCCATTCGGATGCGTCTTTTCAGCGGCTCAGGTGCCACTCCAACCATCTATAGAGGCACCACACCGAAATTGCCATGGCACTAGGAGCAAATTCGACCGGGCCTCCAGCGTCCGGGTGTATACGATGTTGAATTACCTACGTAACAAAAATGGCCACTCCGGTCCTCGCTTATCAATCTTCACAGGGAATAATCTCTGGTCATATGCCCAAAGTATGGCTATCGCGGCATGCAAAGGGTCTCAGAGGCGTGGCCTTGGTAACTATAAGCGGGTCAAGGATGTTTGCCAAGACGCAAGAAAAAATCTGATAGTGAGGAGGTCAGAAGCGATTGGTTTACTGGAGTCATGGGCATGGATCTGATAAATCGTACCCGGTCAAAAAATGGGCGCCCCAGCGGGCGGATGGTTGAAGTTTGGGTTGATAGTCGGCTGTAACGATACAGTTACCGTATTCCAGATACTTCAACGCCTTGCCAAGAAACACGCCGAGACACATGGCATTATAACGGATTTACTATGGGCATTGCTCCTTTAACCACCACATAACAGAGGTATGCTCTGCTCTTGTCACAAGGTACGATTTACTCAGACATACACAGGAGATCGGAAGAAAATGTGTCATTTCACGCCGTAATTGTTCTGCGACAACAACGCTGACGAGACTTCCTATCGAGGTACCTGAACCAAGACGGTGGATATGGTCGAAACATGGCTACAGTGCCAGAGCTTAGTGGAAAGGTCAACTAGATTGATTACTTAGGCGTATGTGGGACCCCGATGTTGGTTATTATACCTTCATAGTTGGAATCAACTAAAATTTAGGGACAGAGCCATCTAGAAGGACGCCAGAGTACCCAAGGGAGAAATCTTCTCCCGCCGATGCTACTCACACTAATCAAGGAAGGCCACTTGACGAATGCTCTGTTCCTGTATATCGAGGTGCCAGTGCGGTTATACCAGTGGTTGATTTGACCGGCACCATAGAATCGTACAATTACTCGACCCATGGCCGAAAAAGACAGGACGGCTGCAACCACATACAATGTCCCAATTCAATCCATACTTAGCTGATTCGCCTCTACAACACTCCCCGGTGCTCCAGAATAATGGTTATGTGCATGGGACCAAAGCAGATTCAAGTTATCTTTCGAGGATCGTCAGGCACAGTGGACGTAAAATTACCACTCGTTCCATACAAGTATTGTTGATTGATAAGATGACCCACAGAACTCGGTTGCGCCATGCAATACTAGTGTACTCGCTAATTAAGCTTTAGGTTAGGCTCGCAAACtaattcctttctttctcaaaACCTTCCCTCGGGATATCAGCGGCGGATCGGTGGGACCGCCATACGGGGAGTTCTCTAGTGACTtgcatctcctcctcctatGGGTCATGGGGCCATTAGATGAATaggaggcggggagggaTCGGTCGCTTGCCTCGGACAAGGGTGGATACTAGGTGCGAAGTTCAACGGGCGAAATTTTGACTGCCTCCAGACGTGGGATTGACACCCACATATCTTCATTGCAAAAAGGGTTCTTCGCCGATAGAATCTAGGACCGATGCAAGATTTGCTGGTTTACGCAAGGTTAATTGATTGTAACATAACATGGTCACATGTCCAATAATTGTGTGGTCATGTTGCCCAACCGGCAACCTATGCTTTGGGCCAGGTTTCCAAGATTGATAGGAGCATTTTGAATCCAATACGTGCAACCTACAGCCCAACCATGAACAGCGCGTCATTCCAAGCAGCAAAATTATCACAATCATACAATGCGTACATAATTGCCGCAGGAACGCGGACAGGTTACCCTGAAACGTGTATACTTTGCGACAACAAACCTGGAACAACCACACCGAACGTGGGGAGGACTCCCAATATGGTAAGAATTTGATGCCAAGACAGACCGTAACAATCCGCTATCTCGCTTAGGACCACCCGGGGCTCGGATACAGCGCCCGAGGCACATACATCAACTACCATTTCTAAAAGGAACCTACCAAGTCATGAGTCAAAGCCGGGAGATGACCGACGGCCCGTACGTCGTTGCATTATTGCCAAGCACGACCTTCCAGCTGGTGGCGCCTTGTTGGAGGGGTCAAGTACAAGTGGCCAAGAATTTCTTGTCAGTCATATGGCCGCTGCTTGGCCTGTGGATCTTATCTGATGAAGCTTCGGCGATATTAGTCTTGGCAGCCCACATGGCTGGTGGGCACCGTCGTCGGTGGCTACAGATACGGGCTCCTATGAACGGGGAAGAGCCACTTTGACGAGGATTAGGCATACGTGTACTTGGTTGGATCGTTATTTCCGACTTATCAATCTCTTGCCTCTTGGCACGTCCAACCATACGGGTCAATGGTTCGTGGGCGCAATTTACCGGACCAGTAGATGGGGTATGATACAACGCTTCCCACCATCGGCTGCTCCGGAATTTTGCACAAGGTATgactggagaagaaaaatctGCTAAAAATACCTCCTCTTTCTAGAGACTTCAGTTGGCTGGGCTCGGATGTATTTGCAATCCAGCGATTAGAATGGGTCCCATTTGGCACCGTATGATAATAGAAGGCAAAAGTCTGGCCAGACATATATACCGGGCAATGGGCTTCCTCGACTTGGTCAGACAGACTTTGAGCTCATCCATCTCAATATGCGTTCCCAGGCTGCCATCTTGCTTGGACTGAGTTGGGCCGTGAGCCCGGTCCTCGCCGGGCAGGGCTTGACAATGTCGGCTCCCAATCTGGCTGATTATTGCTTCTACTCTATATATTCGTCCCTCGGCTCATACACATTCGAAGGGGCAACCTCGACATCGTCGGACTCCGGCACCACAGCGCATGGGTCTTCCAGCCAGTCTTCCTctaccaactcctccagtAGCTCCTCCAGTAGCTCTGGACATGGCTCGTCCAGCAGCTCAAGCTCACACCGTCGCCGAGCCTTGCGAGAGAAGCGTGGTCATCATGGTGCCAGTTCAACGGGAGGTTGTACGAGTACCGTGGGAGTCATGTCCCTGTATGCAAGTGCAAAGGCGTGGTGCACTGAGGAACAACTCAATTCCGCAATCCCATCCTACTGGGAGAGTCTTTGTGAACAAAGCAGCGTGTCCCTGATTAGCCTGACCGAGATTGAAGCCAATGCCACCGACGCCTATATTGCCTCCTTGCCTGTTATCGACCCGGAAACtaatagtactactacgacCGGAACCATTGAATCACCTGTCCTTCTGAGCCATTCCTACTACAAGCGGGCTTACAAGTCTTACGTGGGTCAACTGCTTGACTATTCCTACCACTAGTCTACTAACATGAGCTCAGGTTACTCACGACTATGCACTGATCAAAGACAAACGCTACGGATGGGGTCTCATGGGATACTGGGGCGGTGTCCTGGCCCTTGGAATGATAGTGAAGGCCTGGAAGTTTGTCCGTTCTAGTATGAGACTTTCTAGTTCTGGTGACGCCGAGAAAAACAGTGCAGGCCCTCAAAGCAAGGCATTCGCACCAGTCGCTGCAGTTGCACACTTTATGCGCACATACTTTGTGATTCCTGCCAGCTTCGCTCCCTACCTGTCGAACCACCAACAGCTGTTCTTGTTTCACACCATTCCCAAACGACTGGACACCTTGATCGTCTTTGGTTTCTGGGCCGTCGCTATCATCCTGTCTTGCGTCAACTACCAGAGTTTCACGGGTAACATCAGGTGCGTTATCAGTCTACTCAGGGCTAGTTCGCTTTAACTAACGGCTCAACTTCAAGCACGCCGAGTCTGTACCAGCAAAACTGGCAATATTCCTCCGACCGCACTGGTGTTTTGTCCTACGCTTGCCTGCCCTTCCTTTGGCTCTTTGCTGGACGCAACAATATTTTCCTCTGGGCGACCGATTTCAACGTGCAGTCtttcaacatcttccaccGTCACACCGCCTGGGTGTGTACCCTTTTGGCTATTGTTCACTCAATCGCCTACACTGTGGTCTTCCAGGTTTATGGTTAGCTCCCTCATCACAATCAGTTCTACTATTTACATACCGTTGACAACATATCCTACATACAGATGGCAGATACCACAGCGCGCTGAAGCAGAACTACTTCTACATGGGTATTGTGGTATGTTATAGCTATTCTGATAATATGCGGTGCCCAACAATTCTAATCATTTTCTAGGCTACCGTTGTTATGGCAGTTATACTCTTCCAGTCTGGTACTTGGCTTCGTCAGAGATTCTACGAGACTTTCCTCATCATTCACGTCCTCTTGGCCATTCTGACCATCTACGCCTTGTTCCGGTATGCTCTCCTTAACAACGCAATTCACATCACCACCTCTAACTGTAAGATTGCAGCCACACCAGCTTCGACGGAACCGTCTACAACGGCTACCTCTGGCCCATGGTTGCCATTTGGGGCTTCGATCGTACCGTCCGCTATGTACGCATGCTCTACTGCAACCTCCACGTCAAGTTCGGAAAGGGCTTCATCTCGAcgacctcctccacagtcACCTATAGTCCTGAAAGCGACCTGATCCGCGTCGAGATGTACCCTGCCTCTCAGACCCTGAAGCCTGGCCCTGGCCAACACTACTACCTCTACCAACCCGTCACTCTCCGCGGTTGGGAAAACCACCCCTTCACTCTGGGATGTTACGAGAACGCAACCTCGAAGGAGGAGTCCTCGAAGCTTATCTTCTACATCCGTCCCTATGACGGCTGGACGAGACGTCTTCGTGACCAATGCCAGAAGGCCGGCTCTGAAATCCGCCCTAAGCTCCTCCTGGAGGGTCCATACGGACACCAGGCCCCACTTCACACTTTCGACACAGTCCTCATGATCGTGGGTGGAACTGGTATTGCCTGCGCGGTGCCTTACATCCTGGACCACATCTCGCGCGTCGAGGCCGGTAAGACCAACACCACTCGTATCCAGCTCATCTGGACAGGCCGCCAAAAGAAGATCTTCGACGAAGTCTGCTGCAGAGATCTGTCCGCAGCTTTGGAGCACAGCGACATTACCACCACTCTTTTCTGCACTGACAAGTCGGCGGCCGGAAACGTAATTGACTCCGGCTCAACGACTCcgacgaaggagaaggaggctgttgCGGATGCTATGGCTCTCCAGGACAGGTCCAGTGGGTCTATTCGCTCCGTCGAGGACCTCAACGTCGAACTGCGCTACGGCCGGCCTGCTATTCGCACTAGTGTAATGACTGCTGTGCGTGAGGCAGAGGCTAGCTCGGCCCGTTTAGCTGTTATTACCTGTGGTCCGGCCGTGATGGCGGATGATTGCAGGTCTTCGGTGTACGAGGCCATGAAGGGTGGATTCCAGGACATTGAGTACTTCGAGGAGGCATTCGGCTGGTAAAGTGGGTTTGGGAACGGGGATGATGCAATATGATTGGAAGGGGTTTACGGCATGGATCGATTATGTCTGCCAATGAGTATATGTAATGTGGAACTATGCAGGGTTTACTGCACAGTAATGAAAAGTTActtaatattgatatttaaaATTGTTATTTATCACATTTCCTCTTTATTCGCCGATAGTCTATACTTGAAGATCGTTTGTGTGAAAGATACAACGGCATCGTCCTGACTACAATTAGCTCATTAATCTACCCTGTAGATTGTACCTAGAGCTGTACGACACCcaggcaacaacaaacatATAAAGTCCTCACCGGTAATCCCCCATCCGGCCAAACTCCGGCCCCATCGCCCGTTGATAACAAAATGCGGCCCTTCGGGTTAAACTGCCGACTCAGGCTGCTTTGAGCGGGAGGAACCACGGCCGGTGGATCCCGTCGCGTGGAACCTTCGCAAGCTCGTACCCGAAACAAGCTAAGATGGGCCCATCCTTGCGGTGATCGATCTGTGTGTGGGTAGAGAGGCTCTCGCAAGCTTGTACTGGATATGCCCCCCAGCCCGCTTGGGCATGGATGGAGTAGGGTTGTAGGGCCTCGGAGCTCGGTAAGGTCTCAGCGCTTGGCGAAGCAATTGATCTAGGAAGTTTGGTTTTGGTCTCCGGGCTTGGCTGGGCTGAGGCTAAAAATCTGGGTGAGAGCTTGGCGCCGGCTGGCCAGGCTCGGCTGGTATTCGAGCTGAGATTCTCCGGCGGAATGCGCGCCAGGCGCCTGGGCCGTTTCACTGCCATGGCGTAGGGCGGCATTTAATTTGATTTCTCGTGATATCCGAAATAGCCGAATAAATTTATAGTGAACTAGGCACTGCACAAATGGGCGGCAGCGTCTCCTGCTACTCGGGGCAGCCCAAGTGTGACTTCTAGTTCCGAGCTTGGGGGATGACATCCAAGCTACCGGTGATATGTTTTGTATAATGTGTGGAGTCCAGGCATAGTCTTCGCTTCCAACAAAATGGTAGTTTTAGACTCTGCCAAAAcgttgtttcttttttcttccactATGGTACTAGGCTCTCAGTCAGGAAGCCTACACAGCATGAAGCTATTAGTCACCACCAACAGGTGGCCAACCCTCATCAGATAATGAGTTTTGTATAGAATTTTACTTTCATTTGAGGTTGTGGCAGCTTATTTACTCCGACCTATGTCAGTTGCCTCTAATACAACTACCGGTACGAtataaacatatatatatatatttatttatttcgtGCTACGGGCAGGTAGACATTGAAACATTAGGATCCATTCATAAAGATAAGGCGTTATCTGGCAAAATATTCCGATAGCGATGAGCAATATCGACGAATATAAGGAACCAAGTAGAAAGTAGGAAATACTCATTGCACTATGTCCAATAGAGAATACGTTTGTGAATGTTGGTCTCGGAATTTTCAATACCCTTCTTAAACCAGAAATCGGGACAAGCAGGACATGATGCAGCAAGATTGGTACTTCAATAGTATATAGCTcatatatgtatatgtatatatattcgtGACGCGGGTGTTCATTTGACATGAATACGAATGAAGGTATGATATATACGAATGAAGGTATGATATAAGGAATAGTGACTTgacagcagaagcagtaTTGCAAGATAAAGATAAGCGATACTGAAAATTCTACTATCACATCAAAGTGATCTCCTTCGCCCAATTTTCTCAACAATATAACCTCCACCATATTCAATTCGAGATACCAGATAAAGCGTACGTGGGGCACACACACGTGACATGGTTCAAAATTAGAGCGGCAGTGTCAAACCGGAGCTGGAAAAACATTTCGGCTTTTATCACGTGCAAAGACATTTTACTATCAAGCTGAAATCACCCATAACATCTACTCTTTTAGGGAGTTTTGGGGATAATACTTATGTTTTCCTATTCTGAATGTACAGTCCAGAATCTCGTGCAGAGGTGATACAGTACCAGTAATATTGACTCACGGTATCAGAAATCCTCTGAATCTTTCTCAACTATTTTTCCGGCTCAGGTTTGACACTGTCACCCTAATTTCTGCCCTCGTCGGATGTGAATGCCCCTCGTACGGGCCTTCGGATGAAGCAGTTGCTAGTtccttatatatatatatcccgATTTGAGAGGAACAGTAATTGAATAGATACCCAGAAAGTGGTCGCGATACAGCTCATTGACACGTTATTGGTGTCCCTGGGAGCCCATATGCCCCATTGAAATCGTAAATGACATATAATGAGCACTCAGGTCAGTCGCTTGATTGGGTGGCCACGTGTGAATTGTCATTATTGTGGTTTCGATTTTCTTAATGCATTCTGTTGGTTGTTTTGCTTAGTAGACACCCTTAAAAGACCTGTCCGTTACCTTCACACGATCAAGGCAATAAAGGAAGCTTGACATTCCTAAATATTCTGACAGTGATGAAGGTGGCAGAGCAAGCCGGGTGATTCATTACATAAATTGACAGCCGGACTAGGCCGCTTTCATTAACGctatcccccctccttctttctctcaatTTACCGCATAAATGCTTTTGATTAGCTCCCATTTCTGGACCTCAATGCTAGCGAGGTTaaagaagaagcttcttGTATCCGTTAGCAGCTCGGCAAGTGTACTATTAATGTGCGATGTTCGAAGATGAAGCAACAAAACAAGTAAACAATCAGTCAAATATAGAGCACAAGTTGTTGGCCTAATAATAGAATACACGGTATGAGCACCTAACGACACATATACAAACAGCTTGGGAGCGGAATAGAATCTATTAAGAGGGAGATCCGGTCAGTAAAACCACAGAGAGATTATCTACTATTTGTACCAGAAACATAGGAAATTACTACAAAGAATGTTCACACCCAGCCACACTATTCTCCGACCGCTCTGTTACATCCTCAACAGACTCATTTCTCGGATCAACGTACTCGCACCTTACACTCCACTGGTCTGTTCTCTGAATGACCAAAGTAGAGTCCCTCCTACCCAATGGCTGACCCGGAGATGTGACAGCAAACGCTGCAGCAGAAGTGCCCAATCCCTCGATCTCATCCTCCATGTACCGTGACCTAGTGGCTGATTCTCTAACGCCTTTGCTCATACTCGTCATCGCGTACGCATTGCCATAAgagttgctgttgctgcctcCACCAATGCGCTTATGTAAGGATACATTGAGCATGCCGCTGTCAAAGGCGTCGAGGAACGGTTTCAGGCACGGAATGCAGGCTGTCATGATGCTGACGCAGAGGACGCATTCTGTTGTGATGGTTGTTGCAAACGCGGCGTCGTTCATGTCcgtggaggggaaagactgGGAGTGGCgcatgaggatgaggcgaaTAACTGTGGTTATGATAACGCTGGCCAGCCTCTTGTTAGGTTTATATTTGCAGTAAGTTCTAGAATAGACCTACAAGATGCGGATGAAGAATGCAACCACAACTGTGACTTTCTTCCCGGAGGCGACCTGGACTGGTTTCACGATGTAGATGGGTAGGATGCAGATGACGAGTTCTGTTATTATGTCGATGGGGGAGATGCCTGTCCAGAAGGCGAACTGCGTTCGTATCTGTCAGTGTCGTTGCATGGATTGGATATATATGGACTTTCCGATAGCATGTAGGCGTGTGCGAATTTTGGGACGATaggcgaggaggatctgCCAACTCACACTATCTATGCAATGGCCTTCGCTAAAATACCAAGGTTCAGGCACTCCGCATTGTAGTGCCAGAGTGAAAAAGACGGGCACAGTCCAAATACCGACCAAAATTGACGTCCAGAATGAAATTCGCTTATGCCACTTGTTAACAGCCAACCTGTTCAAGAGCAGCAGTACCGAGGCCTTTGCTAAGCTAAGAGCAAGAATGTATAGAATGTCCGATGAATAGAGAACCTGACAGACATTGTCATATCAACAAACCTGCATTTTCAAAGACTGGCTAAAACTCACCTTCTCTAGTGTTTGGACTTCCGTGTCACTGAGGCTCAATTCTCGCTTGCCCAAGCCATTCCTCGTTCCAGCAAGAATGACAGCACATTGTGCAACAGCGAAGATCTACTATCGTGATAGAACCGCATTAATGAATCAATACACCCATTCTCTCGAAAGCCTGGAACGGTAAGCATACCAGTGCAAGCGATATAGTCCCATCGTCCCACTCCAGTGAACGAAGCATGTGAATCCGGAAGGCCAGTCGTATCAAAACAgccagtatcatcatcaccatcaagtAAATAGTGGCAATGGCTATTTCGTCGACATGATCGGGCGCATGTTTCGTCGCCGGGTAAATTGCGCGTATGCCAATATTAGGGATGCGAAGAGGATGGTAGACATGCGAGAGCTGTGAAAGCATCTTCGGGATTGACGTAGAAGCAGGAATGCAGACATGAAAGGAGAGGTACCAGCATAGACTGTGCGCTCATGAACACGGGGAGCACGAACGCCTGCAACAGTAAGTATGGAAAGCCATGTACACGCGCACCCCTCAGTCCACAGAAGCGCCAATTAGTAACACCTATTGCTTGAATCGAGCTGGGAAGTCTTATTATCCGCACATGCATTAGCTGAATGGCATAATATCGGACAAGCTCGGCCATCG of Aspergillus luchuensis IFO 4308 DNA, chromosome 7, nearly complete sequence contains these proteins:
- a CDS encoding ferric reductase family protein (COG:P,Q;~EggNog:ENOG410PHSN;~InterPro:IPR013112,IPR017927,IPR013130,IPR013121, IPR039261;~PFAM:PF08022,PF01794,PF08030;~SECRETED:SignalP(1-20);~TransMembrane:6 (n5-15c20/21o219-240i310-330o353-371i391-412o424-446i453-470o);~go_function: GO:0016491 - oxidoreductase activity [Evidence IEA];~go_process: GO:0055114 - oxidation-reduction process [Evidence IEA]) — protein: MRSQAAILLGLSWAVSPVLAGQGLTMSAPNLADYCFYSIYSSLGSYTFEGATSTSSDSGTTAHGSSSQSSSTNSSSSSSSSSGHGSSSSSSSHRRRALREKRGHHGASSTGGCTSTVGVMSLYASAKAWCTEEQLNSAIPSYWESLCEQSSVSLISLTEIEANATDAYIASLPVIDPETNSTTTTGTIESPVLLSHSYYKRAYKSYVTHDYALIKDKRYGWGLMGYWGGVLALGMIVKAWKFVRSSMRLSSSGDAEKNSAGPQSKAFAPVAAVAHFMRTYFVIPASFAPYLSNHQQLFLFHTIPKRLDTLIVFGFWAVAIILSCVNYQSFTGNISTPSLYQQNWQYSSDRTGVLSYACLPFLWLFAGRNNIFLWATDFNVQSFNIFHRHTAWVCTLLAIVHSIAYTVVFQVYDGRYHSALKQNYFYMGIVATVVMAVILFQSGTWLRQRFYETFLIIHVLLAILTIYALFRHTSFDGTVYNGYLWPMVAIWGFDRTVRYVRMLYCNLHVKFGKGFISTTSSTVTYSPESDLIRVEMYPASQTLKPGPGQHYYLYQPVTLRGWENHPFTLGCYENATSKEESSKLIFYIRPYDGWTRRLRDQCQKAGSEIRPKLLLEGPYGHQAPLHTFDTVLMIVGGTGIACAVPYILDHISRVEAGKTNTTRIQLIWTGRQKKIFDEVCCRDLSAALEHSDITTTLFCTDKSAAGNVIDSGSTTPTKEKEAVADAMALQDRSSGSIRSVEDLNVELRYGRPAIRTSVMTAVREAEASSARLAVITCGPAVMADDCRSSVYEAMKGGFQDIEYFEEAFGW
- a CDS encoding uncharacterized protein (COG:S;~EggNog:ENOG410PYH9;~TransMembrane:6 (o36-57i69-89o118-135i147-167o187-211i223-245o)), yielding MLSQLSHVYHPLRIPNIGIRAIYPATKHAPDHVDEIAIATIYLMVMMILAVLIRLAFRIHMLRSLEWDDGTISLALIFAVAQCAVILAGTRNGLGKRELSLSDTEVQTLEKVLYSSDILYILALSLAKASVLLLLNRLAVNKWHKRISFWTSILVGIWTVPVFFTLALQCGVPEPWYFSEGHCIDSFAFWTGISPIDIITELVICILPIYIVKPVQVASGKKVTVVVAFFIRIFVIITTVIRLILMRHSQSFPSTDMNDAAFATTITTECVLCVSIMTACIPCLKPFLDAFDSGMLNVSLHKRIGGGSNSNSYGNAYAMTSMSKGVRESATRSRYMEDEIEGLGTSAAAFAVTSPGQPLGRRDSTLVIQRTDQWSVRCEYVDPRNESVEDVTERSENSVAGCEHSL